ttaaaatttttttattttaatttttgtgggtacataggtgTATATAGTGCATTGTattactttttcattaaaaaaaagaaaaagccttaagtatacacacacacacatacacacacactctcacactcaaCACAACCGTGGTGAACTGGTAGGTTTAATCGACTCTGCCCTCATGTGTTCTGCTTGCCCTGCTCTTTCTGTATGCTGCAGAAGCTCTGTCtgatttaacttctttttctgtGATGCTAACATTTGGCACTTAGATAAGGGAAGTAATCTTTACTTCATGTATTTCTGGTGGAAGGTTTAACAAAAAGCCTGTGAATTTTTCTTTGTCGGTGGTGATCCTCCAATAAAAGAAGCTATACACAAATCAGTGTCTTCATTCACCTAATTGTGGAAGGCATTTTGGCCTTTGGATTGGAATACCAACCCCCCACCTTCTTTAAGGCAGCTAATTACTGAGTTGTGGTTGacctttgaaaaaagaaaatttcctttaaGCAAGTGTTGATCCCATctagaaaattcattttcttttgctaacATGAATACAAGAGGAAGATAAGAAATTCTGTAAGAATGTAAAAGGCCTGTgcttcattttcttgtttctgaATTTTCTGGTTTCCTTTGCAGGCCCCTTTTGGATATGTGCCACGTTGGTCTTTGCCATAGCAATTAGTGGGAATCTTTCCAACTTCTTGATCCATCTGGGAGAGAAGACATACCATTATGTGCCCGAATTCCGAAAAGGTTGGTGAATAGCTTGACTCATTTGGAATGCTGTCAGTTTCTAGCTTTGAGTTCTTTTTACCCCCTGAGCTCCTGGGCCCCATCTCTAGGTGCTGTAGCCCTGCTTTTGTGTTTTAGGGTTCAATGTATCTACTCAAATGTGTAGATGAGCTTACCACCCATCTATATAAATCCacataatctttttcttcttacagtgataaaatatatgttacataAAAGTTACCATTTAAATGTGTAACTCAATGGCATTAAATACATCCACAATGTTATGAGTCCACATAATCTTTGGGAAAGCTGTAAATCAAGGCCCAATAGCAACTGCAATttattccccccccccctttttttgagatagtatctcacttcattgtctgggctggagtgcagtggcgcaatcactgctcactgcagcctccacctccctaggctcaggtaatcctagcagctcagcctcctgagtagctgggatcaagCAACACCATACCTGgttagtttttccattttttatagagacaggtctccctgtgttgcccaggctgatctcaaactcttgggctcaagtgattctcccgtcttggcctcccaaggtgctaggtaggattacaggtgtgagccaccacacttggccacaATTGGAATATATTCTAAGACAAGGGTACAAAATAAGTTAAAGGTGTGCATGAAGGTCTCCTGTGTGGCATTATTTGTATTATCCACATTTTGGAGATAATGGAAACATTGTTTTAAGTTATGATGGCTCAACTAGCTGGGGTCATCtgcaattgccaatcagaaagcACCTAGAGCAATGTGGAAAATTCATAACTTATTCCAAACTGGTGCCTATTCTGCTAGCAACTTTGTCGAAGAGAAATCTGGGTTGGGCATggttgcgcatgcctgtaatcccagcacttttggaggccaaggtgggaggattgcttgagctgaggagtttgagatcagcctgggcaacatagtgagaccttgtctctaaaacccaaaactaaaaaAACGTTaccaggtatggtgatgcatgcctatagtcccagctactcaggaggctgagtttcgaggatcacttgagcccagagattgagactgcagtgagctgtgattgtaccactgcactccagcctgggtgatagagcgagtcactgtctcaaaaaaaaaaaaaaaaaaagagaaaaagagaaaagacacctggtgtggtggctcacgcctgcaatcccagcactttgggaggccgaggtgagtggatcacaaggtcaggagttcgagaccactctgaccaacatggtgaaaccccccctctctactaaaaatacaaaaattacccgggcacagtggcacgtgcctgtaatcccagctgctcaggagactgaggcaggagaatcggttgaacccgggaggcagaggttgcagttagccgagatcacgccactgtactccagcctgggcaacagagagagagactctgtctcaaaaaaaaaaaaaaaagaaaaaaaaaggagagaggtcTGTAAATGATCAAAGACTGGAAGGGAAAATGCAGAAATGAATGTGTCCAGGGATGGGCTTGTGAATGACATTCTTGTTTTAAAACGTCCTTTCTTGTGTCAGTATTggtacttaaaagaaaaaacaaaacagcttttAGAGACCTGCAGGTGACAGCTGCCCCCAAATGAGGAGGTTTGGCTTTGTCGGAGATTGACCTGTACCACTTTCTCGGTTCCCTGgctccctccctgcctgctctGCTGTCGGGAGGCTGTAAGTAGCCTGGATAAGAGCACTAGTTCTGGAACTAGATTGCTAGCTTCAGTTCCAGCTCCACCACTCACTAGTTTCTACTCTGTTGGGCAAGCTATTTCATCTGTCTTAGCCTCAGGTTCTTCAttggtgaaatggaaataataatatttatcttaCAGGACTATTATGAGAATAAagagttaatatatataaaaagcttAAAATAGTGGTTTGTACCAAAAAGAGTTCAGTAAACATTACCtattactacacacacacacacacacgcacacacaaatatgtacacatatattcaaTCCCATTATTTATCCAGTAACCTTGGTTTGAGtttaactcaataaatgttaaccatGAGATAGAACCCTGCCTTCAACTAGTCCAATGTATGTGCATAGAAAGATATGTATttgcctgtgcatgtgtgtgtgtgtgtgtgtgtgagagagagagagagagagagagagagacagagacagagacagagagagagaggcgaGAGAGAGAATGTATCCATgtatccttccttcttttcttcccctctacCTTCCATGCCCACTTTCCCTTCTTGTCCATCATGGAGTCAGACTTGGATTCAATCCCAACTCTATCAAATAACCTTGATTTGAGTTTAACTCCGTAAATATTAACCATGAGATGTAGATCCTGCCTTCAAGTAGTTCAGTGGTTAGAAAGCTAGTAAATGACTATTGCTGTAAACAGTTTACAGCAATAGAGCAATAATATGTTTACAGTGTAAACATATTAACCTCTATATCAGAGATAAGTGTAGGTATATTGACATAGAAGAAGGAGTGACCCACTTTGCCTGGGGATCTGGAAACTCAGGAGAGTCTTTATCTGTTCTTATCCTCTTTGACTGGGCATCCCAGTATCAGGAAGTGATGTGATGTGTATACTGGTAAAGTGGTCATTGACCCtatcaataaacatttttccatttcatgTAAAAAATATGAGTCACGTCTGAGATGAGATCCTGCTTCTACTAACTTGTTAATTATGTGACCTTGACCAAAACAACTTAGCTTCTCTGACCccttttcctcatctctaaaatgacgATATAGATTGTATGAAATAAATGTAGCTGCATATTAGTTAACAAAATAAACACTAATTCTTGATTGAGCATTTATTATCGATCAGTCACTCTTCTACTTAGAACAGTTCTTACctgcttttattcatttaattctcctaTTAATATTAGAAGGtagtatattatttttcttcccattttaggatgaggaaactgagacaggaagGCTAAGTAACTTACCCCCCAGAGTTACTTTTCCTAGGACTAGAACCCATGGAGTCTGCATACAGAGTCTGTGCCCTTGACCATTATTCTACATTGCCTCTCAAAAAAGCACCGAGTGTAATACCTGATGCCCAGTAGTTGATCAGTAAGTGACAGCTATAGCCATGGGAGtaattccctcctcttcccttagTTATCCAAGAAAAAGGCAGTATATCAGCAGAATTACATTTGGCCTAATGAGGCAATTCCCAATGTGAAAAAACTGTTCTGGGAGCTCAAAAAGTTTTGGGCATTCATATCTTAACCAGAGTCTGACTATAATTGTTAGGGGTGCCTTTGTTTTTGCCAAGATGCATTAGGTGAATTACCTGCTGATTTCATATAGCAAGGGCTGATGCCATAGCTTACCCATAATTTTATGAACCTCCACTCCAGAAGAGGGAAAGGGAATCCTTCAGGGCATGCTGCTActagaggaagaggagagatgtACATGGATATGCAGAATGCTGCTGTTCTGAGGAGCCACtcaatagcaatttttttttttttttaagagacggagtctcgctctgtcgcccaggctggagtgcagtggtgtgatctcagctcactgcaagctccgcctcccaggttcacaccattctcctgcctcagtctcccgagtaactgggactacaggcacccgcaaccacgcccagctaatttttgtatttttagtagagatggggtttcacggtgttagccaggatggtcttgatctcctgaccttgtgatccacccacctcggcctcccaaagtgctgggattataggcatgagccaccacgcctggttctATTCAATAGCATTTTTGCCACAGGggcagaattatttatttaaggaagaaagtaaaactaGAGAATATTTCAAGCAGTTAATCAGTGAGCTACATCTCCCAATTTCAGAGACAGAGGAACTCTAGAGAGCATGCAGAGTGAGTTAATCTCCACCCAGGgctttttaatacatttgctaAAGAAGTCAGTGTCAGCTCTTGTTATACCAAGGAAGAGAACGTGTTCTTCCAAGGGGATAGTCGGTTTTTATTTGATTGAAATATCTCCTATATATAAACATTTGCAGTGTGGCCCTCTGAAGTATTTCAGTTGCATAGTTCAACTGTTTAATAATATTAGTTGTTAGTtatgaaattaattataaaaaccATATAAGGGACTATTGTTCCTCACCACAAAGACGAATGGTAAAggttcattaattcaacaaacatttctagAGTGCCTACTGTGTGTTAGGTATTGTGCCAAGCTCAGGGATTACAGACCAGTAAGACATGATTCCATGGTCCAGTGAAGTCGATTGCCATGTTAGGATTTAAGTACAATAAGGTGTTGGAAGTGCTCTGATAGTTTACTAAAGGCATGATGGAGATTGAAACTTGTGTCCTGTCATCCTCAGTGTCCATAGCAGCTACCATCATCTATGCCTATGCCTGGCTGGTTCCTCTAGCACTCTGGGGTTTCCTCATGTGGAGAAACAGCAAAGTTATGAACATCGTCTCCTATTCATTTCTGGAGATTGTGTGTGTCTATGGATATTCCCTCTTCATTTATATCCCCACCGCAGTAAGTACCACACTTAGGGAGCAGATGCTGAGTGATGCCTGTTCTTGGTGGAAACTTCAACCAAGAATTTGACCTAACATCATTATTTCCAGTGCAACACTCATGTGCTCCTGAAAAATCTCCTTTGAAGTTAGAAGTTCAGCATGAAAGGGGTCTGGGGAGCCAAGTGCCTTCACTGGATCTTGGGCCCTTTGTTATAAAAGTATATGCCTCAGTACATGGTGTTCCTCCAGCCTGTACTGAAAAACCAGGGTGGCAGTGGGGGCCCAGCTGCTGATTGGCTCAGGGCCTTTGTAAACACATGTGCCTGGAATGAACGAATGCCTCCCAAGAactctcccctcctccttttctcttctttcagataCTGTGGATTATCCCCCAGAAAGCTGTTCGTTGGATTCTAGTCATGATTGCCCTGGGCATCTCAGGATCTGTCTTGGCAATGACATTTTGGCCAGCTGTTCGTGAGGATAACCGACGAGTTGCATTGGCCACAGTTGTGACAATTGTGTTGCTTCATATGCTGCTTTCTGTGGGCTGCTTGGTATGAGTTCATTCCTATATTCTTTTGGTGTGTTTTATATCCAAATGCTAAAAGACCTCAAACTGTTAGACACAACAGTTCTTTTAAAATTGACTCCAtgggctgggcacattggcttacgcctgtaatcccaatattttgggaggcccaagtgggtgGATCTCtcgagctcaggagcttgagaccagtctgggcaacatgacgaaaccccgtctctactaaaaatacaaaaattagctgggcatggtggcttaagcgatcctcccatctcagcctcacaagtagctggtacttgggaggctgaggtgggaggatcacttgagcccaggaggtggaggttgcagtgagctgagatcacaccactgcactctggcctgggtgaccgagggagaccctgtctcaaaaaaaaaaaaaaaaaaattgattctgtgaaataaaatttcattttaagtaGACTCACCTACATGGGAAGTGGTGAAATTATGAGAATTTGGCTTTAGTCTTTGATTTCGCCTAATTTCAGTAATCTGATTCGAATTTGGGGTCTGACCAGAGGAAATAGAGGTGGATGAGTGTCTATATACATTTGTTCCTCAGTATTGGGGTTGTAGGGGTGTggttggttccaggaccctctaTGGATACCAAAGCATGGATGCTCAAGTTCCCTATATAAAAATGGTGTACACACATCCTCCTATGTGCTTTACATCATCTCCAGATTACTCATAATACCTAGtgcaatgtaaatgttatgtgaATAGTTattatactgttttttaaaatgtgtgttatttttattctcatattgggtttttttacttatatatttttaaagaatatttttcatcATGGTTGGTTGAGCCTGAGGATGCCGAGCCTGTGGATGTGGAGGGCTGACTATATAGGGTTagggagctggggtgggggattCTGTTTTTGGAtgcctttgctgattttctgcaCATATCTAGaaagatttttgaaatttaaaattttatttaaatgtagaaagtttaaagtttaaatttaaaggtagaaattaaaagttttttttttttttgagacggagtcttgctctgtcgcccaggctggagtgtagtggccggatcctggctcactgcaagctcctcctcccgggttcacgccattctcctgcctcagcctcccaagtagctgggactacaggcgcccgccaccacgcccggctagctttttgtattttttagtggagacggggtttcaccatgttagccaggatggtctcgatctcctgaccttgtgatctgcccgtctcggcctcccaaagtgctgggattacaggcttgagccactgcgcctggcccccagaaattaaaagttttaaatttaaaggtAGAAAGCTTGAAAATGAAGTCAGATATGGGAAAGTGGAGTTACTTTTAAGGTGAACAACATTTAAAATAGTGTTTGGGTTCATATGTAGATGTCTTTTTAGGGAGAGCATATGCTTTTGAGTCAGATAAGCACAGATGGAAGACCAGCTCTGTCACTCATTGGCTGTGTGAACTTGGAGATGTTATTGTTCCTCTCTGAATCTTAATTTCTTAATCTGTGGCATGGGTATATTTACTGCCACAAGATTGTTCTGAGCGTCAAATAAAATGATATCTGTAAAGCACTTAACATGGAACTTGTCCTATAAATGCCCATAAATTAGGTCCCTTTCCTTTGATCCTAAGGAGACATGGTTCTGTGTCTTCTGTATACATTGTACACAAAATTTGCTGTCCACGGCCTTAATAAGCCCTGTTGcaggttttgaaaaaaaaaaatccaagtccaAGAATGTTAAGGTCCCTAATGAAGGAAGGGACATGGCCATGGGAAGGTGTCTTACAGCACTTAGAAAATTGTCCACATGGGAGGTTTCCAAACCCTTGGTCACGTTTTGCAATTTTAGGAGTCAATGTTTCTTTGGTATCATTTGatctttaacatttttgtgtAGATAACCTGTCTCATTAAATGCATCAATGAGATCCCAATGCTTTATCATTAAACAAGTTTCGTAAAAAGTGCCAAGTTGTGAAACACAAACCTAGTTTACATGCACTTTACATGTGCGTAAGCTTTAAACCCTTGAGGTGGGCCTGTTGGTTTGACTCATGGTAGAATGACACTATTCATTTCTGGCACTTGGAATCTCTGAGTTGATCACTTAAAATGCTGCCGTGATTCTTCTGGAACTTTTCTGTCTGCTGAAGAACATCCTTTTCATTGTGACCAACTCTTACTGGCATCTCTCGTCCCTCACTGGCATCTCCCGTCTCTCTTCTGAAGTTCTTCCCCTCATGTACATGGCTGAGAAGTTGGTgaggagaaggaggcaggagaggaagcaTTGCCTTTCTCATTTCTCTAAGGAATAGGAGCAGGGCAGGTTGAGCAGTGGGGCAGGGAGGTATTATGGTTATTATTAAGAACCCATTTCAGGCCAGGCTTGGtagctcacgcccataatcccagcactttgggaggaagtcgcaggcagattgcttgagctcaggagtttgagaccagcctgagcaacatggttaaaccctgtctttaccaaaaatataaaaaaatcagccaggtatggtggcatgtgcttgtagtctcggctaccagggaggctgaggtgtgagaatcacttgagcccaggaggtggaggttgcagtgaactgagattgcgccactgcaccccagcctgggtgacagagtgagacttcatttcaaaacaaaaacaaaaacaaaaaaagaacccaTTTCATCTAGTACCTATGGCAGGACCTTTTACCTCCTGTGCCTATTGCTGCGTTTTGGGCCAGATGTCGCTGAACCCAGAATTTACCTGCCCATCTCGCTGCTTAGGAACTTTCCGAAAGAGAGTGTAATTCTGAAGCAGGGAGTGCCCTGGACTGAGAGGTGCTCAGCGCTGCAAACATAGGCAACAGACTTGCTTCTCagaaccttggtttcctcatctgtgaaagggaTTGTTGTTTTCATGGGGTTTTGTGAGATGCCGTGAGCTGGCTGTGAAAGCCCTCCACATACTGTGAAGTGTTCCTCAGATGCAAAGTCATTAAAGGAGCCTGTGTTGTCAGACGCGGCCAGGCCAGTATGCTGCTTATTCCTCCACAGCACCCAAGTGAGAGTGGTCCAGGGCCAGTATGCTGCTTATTCCTCCATAGTACCCAAGTGAGAGTGGTCCAAGGTCCCACAACTAGTACTGGGGCCAAAGCTGAAGTCTCCCACTCTTAATGACAATACCCTTCCTTGATGCCTCTCACTGACATCTTCTCATCTCTCCTGAACTTTTTACCCATTACACACCTGGATGAGAAAGCAGTGGAGatgaggaggcaggagaagaggcTGTTCAGTCTGTAAGGGACTCAGAGGAGCAGGATGGGTTGGACTGTGGAGCAGGGAGGTCCTTGTGGGGTGCAGGGCCTCTTCCTGGAGAggaaggcagttttctccttctGGAGGAAGGGAACCATCCTGTGGTCAGGTGTCTAGCCAGGGGCCCACCGTACCTGGGGTTTGTTCTCCACAGTGACCAGCCCCTCCTTTTTCTTCTGGAGGCATTGTTTCCTGCAGAAGGACTGAGCCAGAAGTTAGGAAACTTGGGTTCCAGTCCCAGCTCCACTACCGCCTGCTTGGGTGATTTCCCTTCTCTGGATTCCTGCCTCCTCACTTAGAAACAGGGGCCAATCATGCATGCCATGGCAACGTCTTTACTGTTGCAAGGATTGAATGATATATGCAGCATGGAAAATATGATGAGTCATGTAAATGGAAGACATTATTGTTAAGGCAGAGAGAGGAACTGGCAGGGGAGTTATTTGAGCTGAGGGGCACCAGCTGAACCAGACAGCTTGGCTTTCTCACTCTCCCCTGGGGAACACAGATTGGTGTTTTTGCCTTAGTGCAGTGAAGCATATAACAGCCCCACACCTGCCAGGGGCCCCTCAGTGATTGCACATGTAAATGATGTCTAAGTTATACCAGAACACACCTGGCAGGGATGACTAAGGAAGCACTTAGAGGCTGCACCGTTGGTGTATGTTGGGAGATGTACAAGCCTAAGTTTGAGGTGGTTACTGCCAGCTTTTACAGGGAACTGTGCCTTGCCCCTACTCACAGAGAGCCTGCTGATTCAGCTTCGAGGTCTCCACGGTGCCTAGATCTGGACTGGACATAGACTAGGCAACAAATTGCAGGACGTGGTAGAGAATTAGAAGAGCACAGACTATGGAGATGGACTCGATTGGATTGAAATCCTAGCTCAGACACATAGTTGTCTAGCCTTGGGAAAATTCCatctctttgagcctcagctttctcatctttaaaagggATAAAATGGCCTGTTACAGCATTTTTTGAGCAGATTAACGATCAAGTATGTGTCTGGTGCACAGTAGGCATTCCCCAAATGATGACTGTGATTATTATTAAGCATTTGTGGAATTAATGAATCATAGAATTCAAGATGTTCAAGGAATGGTCCTAAGagatcatcttttctttttcgagtcagggtttccctctgtcacccaggctggagtgcagcagtgtgatctaggcttactgcaacctccgcctcctgggctcaagcaattcttgtccctcagcctcctgagtagctgggatgacaggcatgtgccaccacgcctggctaatttttgtatttttagtagaggtgggcttttgccatgttggctgggctggtcttgaactcctggcctcaaatgatccaccttccttggccccccaaaatgctgggattataggtgtgagccaccacatccagctgagatcttatcttccttccttccttccttccttccttccttccttccttccttccttccttccttccttccttccttccttccttccctgccttctctctctctttctctccctctctctttctctcttttcctctctctttccaccCCACccaatgtctctctctctctgtctctctctagagccaccacgccaagccccAAGGTCATCTTTTCTAATCCTTAAATTTTATAGATCAGAAAGCTGAGGCCGAAGTGAGTGGagcaacttgtccaaagtcacagtgTGAGCTAATAGCAGAGCCAGGTGTAGAACCTGGGCGTCTTTGCTCATTCTGTCTTACAAGGGTGTCCTGCGGTAACCTGGAAGAAAGACTTCGTTCCTGCATCCTGGGGGCTTGTGGCACAGTGCACCTGTGGGAGAACTGGAGGAGCCCAGCACTAGCACTGCAGCCCCATCCCCCACTTAAGTTAGGGACTCTTCTTTTCTTGCCTCAGAAAACAGCTGCTGGAAGGGTTCCTAGGGAGGAAGCCTCTTAAAAGTAATAGCGTTGCTCTGGGAATGG
The genomic region above belongs to Piliocolobus tephrosceles isolate RC106 chromosome 1, ASM277652v3, whole genome shotgun sequence and contains:
- the YIPF1 gene encoding protein YIPF1 isoform X1, which gives rise to MAAVDDLQFEEFGNAATSLAANPDATTVNIEDPGETPKHQPGPPRGSGREEDDELLGNDDSDKTELLAGQKKSSPFWTFEYYQTFFDVDTYQVFDRIKGSLLPIPGKNFVRLYIRSNPDLYGPFWICATLVFAIAISGNLSNFLIHLGEKTYHYVPEFRKVSIAATIIYAYAWLVPLALWGFLMWRNSKVMNIVSYSFLEIVCVYGYSLFIYIPTAILWIIPQKAVRWILVMIALGISGSVLAMTFWPAVREDNRRVALATVVTIVLLHMLLSVGCLAYFFDAPEMDHLPTTTATPNQTVAAAKSS
- the YIPF1 gene encoding protein YIPF1 isoform X2, translating into MTCNLKLLAGQKKSSPFWTFEYYQTFFDVDTYQVFDRIKGSLLPIPGKNFVRLYIRSNPDLYGPFWICATLVFAIAISGNLSNFLIHLGEKTYHYVPEFRKVSIAATIIYAYAWLVPLALWGFLMWRNSKVMNIVSYSFLEIVCVYGYSLFIYIPTAILWIIPQKAVRWILVMIALGISGSVLAMTFWPAVREDNRRVALATVVTIVLLHMLLSVGCLAYFFDAPEMDHLPTTTATPNQTVAAAKSS